The Tardibacter chloracetimidivorans region GATCCGCCCCGGTACGGACGTCGCACTGATGAACGGACTGCTCGCCCACTGCCGCGACCAGGGCCTGATCGACGAGGCATTTCTGGGGCAAAGCGTCAGCGTGCCGGACGGGTTCTGGGACGGGCTTGCCGATCGCGATCTATGGTCCACCGCAGGCACATGCGACGTGGCTCCCGCCGACCTCCGCCGGTTCTTTGACCTGTTTGCCGCCAATCCGCGGACGATCACCCTCTTCAGCCAGGGCATCAACCAATCCATTCGCGGCACGGATCAGGTCAACGCCATCGTCAATGTCCACCTTGCGACCGGACGCATCGGCAAGCCGGGGGCAGCACCCTTTTCCATCACCGGACAACCGAACGCCATGGGCGGACGGGAGGTGGGCGGGCTTGCCTCCACCCTTGCCGCGCACATGGATTTCGCGCCCGGCAATGTCGACCTTGTCCGGCAGTTCTGGAGCGCACCGGCAATGGCCGCAAAGCCGGGGCTGAAGGCGGTCGACCTGTTCCGCGAACTCGGCCGGGGCAAGATCAAGGCGCTGTGGATCATGGCGACCAACCCGGCCGTCAGCATGCCCGATGCCGGCGCGGTGCGCGACGCGCTGTCGGCCTGCCCGTTCGTGGTGGTGTCCGACTGCATGGTCAGGACCGACACGCTCGCTTATGCGCATGTCGCTCTTCCTGCTTCGGCATGGGGGGAAAAGGACGGCACGGTCACCAATTCGGAGCGGCGGATCAGCCGCCAGCGTCCGGTCTTTGCCAACCCCGGAGAAGCAAGGCCCGACTGGTGGATCATCAGCGAGGTGGCAAGGCGCATGGGGTGGAAAAGCCCCTTCGCCTATGACCGTCCGGCGGACATATATCGCGAGCACGCCCGGCTATCGACCTATCGCAACAATGGCCGGAGGCTGTTCGACATCGGCCATCACGGCGCGATCTCCAACCCCGATTATGACGCGCTGGAGCCTTTCTGCTGGGGCGGCACGCCCTTTGCCGACGGCCGCTTCCCGACCGGGGACGGCAGGGCGCGACTGGTTTCGGTCCGGCAGATGGAGCTTGCCGACCCCCTCGTCCAATGGCCGTTCACCCTCAACACCGGCAGATACCGCGACCAGTGGCACACCATGACCCGCACTGGCCTGAGCGCCCGCCTGTCCGCCCATCGCCGCGAACCTCTGGTCGAAATCCACCCCGATGACGCCGCCGACCTCGGCATTGCCGACAGCGGTTTTGCGCGACTGATCACCGCACAGGGCGAAAGCGTCTTTCGGGTCCAGCTCAGCGACGGCCAGCGGCACGGCGAAGCGTTCGTCCCCATTCACTGGACGGACCAGCAGTCAACCGGCGGGCGAACCGGCCGGCTGCCACGGCCACTCGTCGATCCGTTTTCCGGCCAGCCCGGCTTCAAGTCGACCCCGCTCCGGATCGAACCCCTCGTCACCGAATGGACCGGCTTTCTGGTATCGGCTGTCGAGCCTTCAAGCATCGCCGCCGACTATGCGACCTCTTCCCGGGTATCGGGTGGTTGGCTGGTCGAACTGGCGGGCAGCGGCGACACGGCGAAACTTGCCGAATCCGTCCTGCCCCAAGGCGAGCGGATGGAGGTGAACGACGCCGCGCGCGGCCAGACGCGCATCGCAGTCCTCGCCGACGGCAGGCTGAAAGCCGCCCTTTACCTCTCCCGGTCCGGCGGCTTGCCGTCGCGCGACTGGCTGATCGGACAGCTGGACGCGGCCGAGGAAACATCGCCGCTGGCCCTGCTCGCCGGACGCCCGGCAAAGCCCGCGCCCGATCGTGGACCGATCGTCTGCGTCTGCTTCGACGTGGGCATGAAAACGATCATTTCCGCCATCGCATCTGAATCGCTGACCACATTGGAGGAGGTGGGAGTCTCGCTGAAGGCAGGCACCAACTGCGGATCGTGCCGCCCCGCCATCACCCGATTGCTGAAACCGTCCGAGGAGATCAGCAATGCCGTCTGATAGCATCATCGCACCGGGGGAAGTCTGGCTGGTAGGGGCCGGTCCGGGCGATCCGGAACTGCTGACCCGCAAGGGCGAACGGCTGGTCCGCGAGGCGGAGGTCATCTTCCATGACGCGCTGGTTGGGCCGGGCATACTGGAACTGGCAGGCCCAGGGGCAAGGCTTGTTTCCGTGGGCAAGCGGTCAGGCCACCACTCGCGCGATCAGGCGACGATCAACGATCTGCTGCTGGGGGCCGCGCTTGCGGGCAGAAAGGTCGTTCGGCTGAAAGGCGGCGATCCGTCCATCTTCGGCAGATCGGCCGAAGAGATTGAGCATCTGCGCGCCCATCATGTCCCGGTTCATGTCGTGCCGGGGATCACCGCCGCGTCCGCTGCGGCGGCGTCTGCCGGCATTTCGCTCACCCTGCGCGGCATGGCGCGGCGGCTTCAGTTCGTCACTGCACACGCAAGGGCCGGAGAGGAACTGAATCTGGACTGGAAGGCGCTGGCCGACCCCGATGCGACGCTTGTCGTCTATATGGGCCGGGCAGCGGCTGCCGAAGTCGCTGAGCGGTTGATCGAGGCGGGACTGGACGCGGCAACCCCGGTCATGGTCGTGGAAAATGCCAGCCTGTCGCAGGAAAGGCGCTTTTCCACCCGGCTGGACCTGCTTGGACTGGCGGTGAAGACCGCGATCGGAAAGGGGCCAGCGCTGCTCCTGATCGGCAAGGCCGTTGCCGCCGCCAGTTCACCCGCATTGGCCGAAAAGACGGTTCAGCGCTTTTTTTGAGGGGCGTCGTCGGGCCACACCTGCTTGCGTGACATCCAGGGCGCGGCGTCCACGACTTCGGCCCGCTTGGACTTACGGTCATAGAGGCAAAGGACCATGCCCTGCTTGCCCTTCATGTCGGACTGCGCATAGGTGCCCGTGACAAGCCGGGCGTCAACGCCTATGCGGTCGCTGAAGCGAAGCGGCTCAGGCGCATAGGCTGCATCCCGAAAGCCGCTCGCGCGAAGGCAGGCGAGCGATGAGGTGCGGTCCAGCTCCTCATAGGCCTGCGGCGTTGCAGCCACAGCAGGCAAGGCCGCGATCGCCAGACCGGCGATCATCAGAGCTTTCATCATACGCACACGCCCCTTGTTCCAAAAGCAGTCGGCCTTGATACCCGGCCGCCGCTGACCGGCGCATTAACGCCTGTGGTTTCCGGAAAACTTGTCGGCAAACCTTCGAGATGACGCACCGCGAGATAACCGAAAGCCTCGGCTTCCGTTGCATCGCCGTTCCATCCGATCTGCTCGACAGGGGCAACGGACAAGCCGCAGCGATCGCCGATCATGGCCATGAGCGTGGAATTGTGCCGCCCGCCGCCTGCCACATGCACGGCATTGGGCCGCGCCGGACATTGGGCGATCGCCTTCGCCACGGCGGCGGCGGTAAATGCAGTAAGTGTCGCCGCGCCATCGGCAAGCGGCAGCCCGCGCACCGGATCAAGGGAAAAATCATGGCGGTCCAGCGATTTTGGCGGGACCACCTCGAACCAGGGATGGCCCAGCATCTTGCCCAGCACATCGTCGCGAATCTCGCCCTGCGCCGCCACCGCACCACCCATATCGTGCGCGAGCCCTGCCCCGGTCTGCATCCAGTCATCGATCAGCGCATTTCCGGGGCCGGTGTCGAAGGCCAGCAGACGGCCATCCTCCCCGACAAAGGTGATGTTCCCGACACCGCCCAGGTTGAGCACCACGGCGGGGAGCAAACCACCGCCAAGCCGGGCGGCGTGATAGACGGGGACCAGGGGCGCGCCCTGCCCGCCAGCCGCCACATCGGCGGTGCGGAAATCGTCGACCACGGCCACGCCCAGCGCATCGGCGAGCGCCTGCCCGTCGCCGATCTGCCACGTCCAGCCCCGATCGGGCCGATGGGCAATCGTCTGCCCGTGATAGCCGATAACATGGACGTCCCTGCCGCTCAGGCCGTGCCGCTCCAGCAAGGCGGTTGCCGCCTCGATATGAAGTCGGTCGACCAGGCGTGCGGCCTCGTCGATTTCAGGCCGTGCCGTGGGCGCCTCCATCAAGAGCGCGCGCGCCATCGCAAGACGCAGCGCGTCACGCTCGGCAGCGCCATAGGGCAGGCTCAGGAAATCAATGGGCCGGACATGATCCGCGCCGTCCGTCTCGACAAGCGCTGCGTCAACGCCGTCCATCGACGTACCCGACATCATGCCCACAGCAAGCACGCTGTTCATGCCGCCCGCCTCATGCTAACCGCCCGTCCATCATGACCGTATACAAGTCCGACCTGTTGCGCCTGCTCTCCACGAGAGGTTACATCCATCAGATGACCGACGCGAGCGGTTTGGACTCGCTTGCGCAACGATCCGTCGTTCCGGGCTACATCGGCTTCGATCCGACGGCGCCCTCGCTGCATGTCGGCAGCCTGGTACAGATCATGCTGCTGCGCAGGCTTCAGCAAACCGGGCACAAGCCGATCGTACTGATGGGCGGCGGCACCGGCAAGATCGGCGATCCGAGCTTCAAGGACGAAGCCCGAAGGCTGATGAGCGATGAGGTGATCGCCTCCAACATCGCCTCGATCAAGCGAATATTCGAGCAGTTCCTGAGCTTTGGGGACGGGCCGACCGACGCCGTGATGCTGGACAATGCCGAATGGCTCGACAGGCTGGAATATATCCCCTTCCTGCGCGAGATCGGCCAGCATTTCACCATCAATCGGATGCTCAGCTTCGACTCGGTGAAGCTGCGGCTTGAGCGCGAACAGTCGCTGACTTTCCTCGAATTCAACTACATGATCCTGCAGGGCTATGACTTTCTGGAGCTGTCGCGGCGCGCTGGATGCCGATTGCAGATGGGCGGGTCCGATCAATGGGGCAATATCGTCAATGGCATTGAACTCGCGCGCAGGGTCGATTCAACCGAGGTCTATGGCGTCACCACGCCGCTGATCACAACCGCCGATGGCTCCAAAATGGGCAAGACGATGTCGGGCGCGGTATGGCTGAACGATGACGCCCTGCCCGCCTATGATTATTGGCAATTCTGGCGGAACACGCATGACGCCGATGTCGGCCGGTTCCTGCGCCTGTTCACGGACCTTCCGCTCGACGAGATCGCGCGGCTGGAGTCGCTTCATGGCGTCGAGATCAACGAAGCCAAGATCGTGCTTGCCAATGAGGCAACGGCCATGTGCCGGGGCCGGGAGGCGGCGGAGGCCGCCGCCGAGACCGCGCGCCAGACCTTTGCGCTGGGCGGCGCGGGCGACGATCTGCCGACCTTGCAAGTCCCCGAAGGCGAGATCGGAATTATCGCTGCAAATGTGCAGCTTGGTTTTGCTTCTTCAAACAAGCAGGCAAGGCAGAAGGTTCTTGAAGGCGCGATCCGCATCAACGGCGAGAAGATCACCGACCCGCACTACACCATTGTCATCGGCGATGAGCCCGTGAAGCTGAGCTTTGGCGCGAAACGGCATGCGCTGCTGACCCGATAGAATCGCTCGGAGGCAGACGATCTGTCTCGAATTCGCTGGCTCACTTTATGTGATTGTTTGGGCGGGGTTTGACCTGCGCGCTTTCGCGGCAGGGCCTTTGCAGGTATCGTTGGTTGCGGGGACAGGATTTGAACCTGTGACCTTCAGGTTATGAGCCTGACGAGCTACCGGGCTGCTCCACCCCGCGTCACCAAGGGGCCGATGGGGACCGGGGTCCGCAAGGGCTGGTCGGCTGCCGGCTGAGGCCAGCAAACATGTGAATGGGTTTTGTTCCTGAGCGCTGGCTGCAAAGCCTGGCGGCGTCCTACTCTTCCATCGCTTGAGCGATAGTACCATCGGCGCTGTCTGGTTTCACGGCCGAGTTCGGGATGGGATCGGGTGGGTCACAGACGCCATGGCCACCAAGCTGTGGAGCCAGCGTTCAGGGGTTATCGATGCGTGTTTTTTCGAGCCTCGTGCGCCGCCGGCGACATCCGTCGCCTTGGGCTATCCTCGCACAAGCTCGCTTGCTGAGATTGATCGATCATGGCTGCCACCATTTGCGCGGGGAGCGGC contains the following coding sequences:
- the tyrS gene encoding tyrosine--tRNA ligase — its product is MTVYKSDLLRLLSTRGYIHQMTDASGLDSLAQRSVVPGYIGFDPTAPSLHVGSLVQIMLLRRLQQTGHKPIVLMGGGTGKIGDPSFKDEARRLMSDEVIASNIASIKRIFEQFLSFGDGPTDAVMLDNAEWLDRLEYIPFLREIGQHFTINRMLSFDSVKLRLEREQSLTFLEFNYMILQGYDFLELSRRAGCRLQMGGSDQWGNIVNGIELARRVDSTEVYGVTTPLITTADGSKMGKTMSGAVWLNDDALPAYDYWQFWRNTHDADVGRFLRLFTDLPLDEIARLESLHGVEINEAKIVLANEATAMCRGREAAEAAAETARQTFALGGAGDDLPTLQVPEGEIGIIAANVQLGFASSNKQARQKVLEGAIRINGEKITDPHYTIVIGDEPVKLSFGAKRHALLTR
- the cobA gene encoding uroporphyrinogen-III C-methyltransferase; this translates as MPSDSIIAPGEVWLVGAGPGDPELLTRKGERLVREAEVIFHDALVGPGILELAGPGARLVSVGKRSGHHSRDQATINDLLLGAALAGRKVVRLKGGDPSIFGRSAEEIEHLRAHHVPVHVVPGITAASAAAASAGISLTLRGMARRLQFVTAHARAGEELNLDWKALADPDATLVVYMGRAAAAEVAERLIEAGLDAATPVMVVENASLSQERRFSTRLDLLGLAVKTAIGKGPALLLIGKAVAAASSPALAEKTVQRFF
- a CDS encoding nitrate reductase, which produces MKPVRTTCPYCGVGCGVKATPGVGRAVTIEGDAAHPANEGRLCSKGTHLGETVGLEGRLLHPAIGGKRASWDKALDLVARTFARTIKEHGPDSVAFYVSGQLLTEDYYVANKLMKGFIGSGNIDTNSRLCMSSAVAGHIRAFGEDVVPATYADLDEADLIVLVGSNTAWCHPIVYQRIQAARRQRGTKLVVVDPRRTETCEDADLHLAIRPGTDVALMNGLLAHCRDQGLIDEAFLGQSVSVPDGFWDGLADRDLWSTAGTCDVAPADLRRFFDLFAANPRTITLFSQGINQSIRGTDQVNAIVNVHLATGRIGKPGAAPFSITGQPNAMGGREVGGLASTLAAHMDFAPGNVDLVRQFWSAPAMAAKPGLKAVDLFRELGRGKIKALWIMATNPAVSMPDAGAVRDALSACPFVVVSDCMVRTDTLAYAHVALPASAWGEKDGTVTNSERRISRQRPVFANPGEARPDWWIISEVARRMGWKSPFAYDRPADIYREHARLSTYRNNGRRLFDIGHHGAISNPDYDALEPFCWGGTPFADGRFPTGDGRARLVSVRQMELADPLVQWPFTLNTGRYRDQWHTMTRTGLSARLSAHRREPLVEIHPDDAADLGIADSGFARLITAQGESVFRVQLSDGQRHGEAFVPIHWTDQQSTGGRTGRLPRPLVDPFSGQPGFKSTPLRIEPLVTEWTGFLVSAVEPSSIAADYATSSRVSGGWLVELAGSGDTAKLAESVLPQGERMEVNDAARGQTRIAVLADGRLKAALYLSRSGGLPSRDWLIGQLDAAEETSPLALLAGRPAKPAPDRGPIVCVCFDVGMKTIISAIASESLTTLEEVGVSLKAGTNCGSCRPAITRLLKPSEEISNAV
- a CDS encoding anhydro-N-acetylmuramic acid kinase translates to MNSVLAVGMMSGTSMDGVDAALVETDGADHVRPIDFLSLPYGAAERDALRLAMARALLMEAPTARPEIDEAARLVDRLHIEAATALLERHGLSGRDVHVIGYHGQTIAHRPDRGWTWQIGDGQALADALGVAVVDDFRTADVAAGGQGAPLVPVYHAARLGGGLLPAVVLNLGGVGNITFVGEDGRLLAFDTGPGNALIDDWMQTGAGLAHDMGGAVAAQGEIRDDVLGKMLGHPWFEVVPPKSLDRHDFSLDPVRGLPLADGAATLTAFTAAAVAKAIAQCPARPNAVHVAGGGRHNSTLMAMIGDRCGLSVAPVEQIGWNGDATEAEAFGYLAVRHLEGLPTSFPETTGVNAPVSGGRVSRPTAFGTRGVCV